The nucleotide window GAATATGATCCCATGTTTCCTAATGATTATGAGAAAGTAGTGAAGCGCCAAAGAGAGGCGCGACAGAGGCAGCGGGAGctggaaagacagaaggaaatagaagagagagaaaagaggcgTAAAGACAGACATGAAGCTAGTGGGTTTTCCAGGCGACCCGATCCAGATTCTGATGACGATGAAGATTATGAGCGAGAGGGGAGGAAAAGAAGTATGGGCGGAGCTGCCATTGCACCTCCCACGTCTCTTGTGGAGAAGGACAAAGAGTTACCCCGAGGCTCCCCTTATGAAGAGGATTCACGACCTCGCCCACAGTCTTCCAAAGCCGCTATCCCTCCCCCAGTGGACGAGGAACAAGACAGACGCCGATCCCCGACCGGCCCTGGCAACTCCTTCCTCGCCAGCATGGGGGGCACGGTAGCACATAAAATCATGCAGAAGTGCGGCTTCCAGGAAGGCCAGGGTCTCGGGAAGCATGAGCAGGGCCTGAGCACAGCGCTGTCGGTGGAGAAGGCCAGCAAGCTAGGCGGCAAGATCATCGTGGGCGACGCCACCGGGAAAGACGCAGCCAAGAAGTCGGATTCGAATCCATTAACTGAAATACTTAAGTGTCCTGCCAAAGTGGTCCCACTCAGGAACATGGTTGGTGCAGGAGAGGTGGATGAAGACTTGGAAGTAGAGACCaaggaagagtgtgaaaaatatggccAAGTTGGAAAATGTGTGATATTTGAAATTCCTGGCGCCCCTGATGATGAAGCAGTACGAATATTTTTAGAATTCGAGAGGATTGAGTCAGCAATTAAAGCTGTTGTTGATCTGAACGGGAGGTATTTTGGTGGACGGGTGGTCAAAGCATGTTTCTAAAATTTGGATAAATTCAGGGTCCTGGATTTGGCAGAAcaagtttgattttaaaaactagagCCTGATTTTAAAAGCTAGAGCCTTATAGAGAGACTCTGTAAGGACTTCTAAGATATGTTGACTGatcccttttttattttgtgtttttttaatatagtataaaaatccttttaaaaaaacaaaaaaaaataaaagcaattgagGATTAATTTGTGATTCTTTTTCTTACTGCTTAAGATTTAATATATATAGTCAAATACTATTTATAAATAACTTTGAttagtttgtttcttcttttcttcctttccttttccttcctttcttttccttaaatgtaGTTATATTATTCATTTGAAATACAGTTAATCTTATTGATTTCAGTTGTTTATTCCCTCCCATTCTTATGTATTTAATTACACTTGTGTGTAGAACATTACCCTGCTTTTTAAACCAGTGCAACTATTTTGAATTAGGAAGTGATGAATAGAGTATGAAAATGATATCATaacagaaaattccagaaatgttCCCTAAATGAATTGCCAGCTagttttcattgaaatataagATATATCTTTTCAGTTGCATAGATTCCTACCAAACTCCTAAGTGAATAATTATATTCTACATTAGTGAGTTGACTTCTTCAACTTCCAGTCAATACATCATTTCTGTGTTTACTgccatgtgtatatataccactagTGAACATAATGTTAGGAAGCAGGGTGAATAGATACTTACATGGGTGTAGTTTGCTTACAGAAATAGGAACAAATAAATGATGGATTCAAAGGAGTACTCAGAATTGACACTGTTGGGGCATGATTTCTAAGCTAATGTCACATGTTTCCACTCTTCGGCTCCTGGGCATGGCCTGTTTCTTCATGGTCAAataacctgtgtctccttggcTGATTAATTTTGGGAAACTCTGGCACCTACAACTTCATTAAAAATTCATAGGCCATTGGCAAAGTTTCGCTCatgatctgaaagaaaaaaaaaaactccctttTGAGATTTCCAATTTTGGACAGCAGACACATTtgtttcacagatttttttttccccagtagatattaataaaattatatgtctGAGTCCACCAACTCCTGGGTGCAAGAAATGGCACATTTATTAATTGTCTTTAATATCAATTTAAATGAGACCTTAGGCCTTTCTTCTGGGTTTACAGAATATTTAATCATAGTCATGTGTCCCCTACTCCCACCCACCCAGAATCACACAGAAGCTCCTGTTGGCTTCTGTCTTTACTGATTCTCACCAAAAAGACAGTTCTAGTTTGTCCTTTAAATTATAAGAACCCTATTGCTCCTGTCCTAAGTGGGGCAGAGTCTTTGCTGATTCTTGGAGCCTATGAACTATGGTTCAATCCTCCTGTACTGACCTCAGTAATTCTCTCTGAACCCCTAAATCTTATCAGATGACAGGATGTTGGTGTTCAGTACTGCTAAATCCCACTTATGTTGATCTGTCTCCCAGTCAGTGGTAATTGCCTCATCTGGTTCAGACCATGAAGgcattctgttcatttctttttcctttgttgaaCACCTTGCAAACTATGCCTTCACAAAAGATTGGAAAAGGCATTGCTTTCCAGAAAGTTGTCTTCCACATATTGCCAAGAAAAAGCCTTTGAGGCAAAGTGCTAAAAGGGACTAGGCTAGTTTCTTAAAACTGAAGGAAGAACAAAGTATAGACTAGCATTTCAGTATATTAGCCTGCTATTTACTCTTTCTCAAAACTGCCAAGGCCTCAGAGCATAAATTATATTCTATCTTCTTTCTGTTCTGTAggagttgaacattttttcagttGTGGAAACCAACTTGTTCTTTCTCAAAGTTAAAAGATGAACAGGCATATAAGCCAAATAAGCATTGAAAATTTACCAAAATCATGCATTCTCCCCCAGTACCCCACTCCAGCACTTTCCTTCCTCCAACTCCCAGCATCTTGTTGCTCAGAACTCAagacaatgttttattttttgtttttcacagtaATTTACCTTGATGAGTTTTCATCTGGGTGATTCATATTTGGGAAATTATGTTTTGccaaagaaagttatgaccaacctagatagcatattaaaaagcagagacattactttgccaacaaaggtccgtctagtcaaggctatggtttttccagtggtcacgtatggatgtgagagttagactgtgaagaaagctaagcgccgaagaattgatgcttttgaactgtggtattggagactcttgagagtcccttggactgcaaggagatccaaccagtccatcctaaaggagatcagtcctgggtgttcactggaaggactgatgttgaagctgaaactccaatactttggccacctcatacaaagagttgactcattggaaaagaccctgatgctgggagggatcaggggcaggaggagaaggggacgacagaggatgagatggttggatggcatcactgactcgatggacatgagtttgagtaaactccgggagttggtgttggatagggaggcctgacctgctgcgattcatggggtcgcaaagagtcagacacgactgagggactgaactgaactgaactaaaagatATCATAAGTCAACAATCCATAACAATAAAAAGTCAGTCTTGAGGTATATGGCATAGAAAGGTTTGCAAAGATGCAGTGGAACTTTGCCATTGAGGCTTCAGTTTggaatggaatttttttcaaacattctAATGGCCACATGAAACTAGCCATGCATCAGAAAAGCAATGGAGATTTCTTACTAAATTTTACAGCAAGTTCAGAAATCacggaagaaaaaaataattaaatcactGGAGACTCTTCATGCAAAGTCCTATATTTTGATTACATCTTTAAATCAGAGTTCTATATACTGTTAAGTCAAGTTGAAAACAATACAGTACATACTCAGGCCATTCTTGGGAATGTCTGACTGCACTGAGGCTCATGAAGATAAGCAGTTGCCAGCAAAGAAACCCCAGAAGAGAGAGATTCCTCAGGACTCAGATGAGAAAGTGTCCTATACTCTATTTGGTATCCCAGTGTAGGGAGTTTTTGGGTTTCAATTTATCACCTagactgtcaaaaaaaaaaatctgaaattgtgtgttttgtatgtatatatatgttagtgtGTATGTCCTTCACTGAACGCTATTCACAGTATATCCAGTTACCCAAGCCTGGAAGAAGTCATCATTATCATATCCCTCTTCTCCAGCATTCTATACATTATTAGTAAATCCTGAAATTATAGCGGCAAAATTGTCTAATTTGGTCCATGGTTTTCCATTTCTAACATAAACAATCTACTTCAAATTGTCTCCAGGCTATTATATCCACATCAGAAAGattaaatacacatacacacacagtttcaTGGCTTATGTCTTCCTAAAACCCTTCAGTAGCTCCTAATATaatcaggaaagtgaaagtgaagttgctcagtcgtgtctgactctttgcgaccccatagactgtagcctgccaggcttctccatccatgggattttccaggcaagggtactggactgggttgccatttccttctctaggggatcttcccgacccaggaatcaaaccaggtcaGGCATTGTGATATCTGACCTTTTACTCTTCCAATCTCATCTGAGCACTAACTTCACTTACGCCTTTCCAGACACACTCCCTGGTTCTTTCTCTCCCAAGTGCCTCTGTTGATCTGTTTCTCCTTTCTGGAATCCAACTTTCCATTCCTATCTTACAGTTTTTAATGTGGCTTTTCCTTTTTTAGTCCTTCAATTTTAACTTAAATATCCACTCAGGCACTTGCCCCCATCCCATATTTACCAGTACAATTTGTTGTGTATCAAATACCTggcatttttttctcagttttatcatTATATAGTTAATTATTTTCTTACCTTGTTTTGTCTGCCTTCCCCCAATAGACCATGAATTTTGTGAAAACAGGAGCCAAGTCTGCTCCTCTCAACGTTATTTCTTACTTGCCTAATACAGCGCTTGACTCATACATATAGCCCACTGTCAGTCATTTTCAATACCTTTTAGTGAATCAATGAGTTGATCTAAGGCTGGAGGGATGGGGTTGGATCATTTTGTCCTGCAGCAGAAATGTAACCCAACTCAAGAGTAGGACCCAACATAAAATAGTAGATCTTGCTATCTGTTTTGGTAAAAAGATTTGATTTTGAAATTGAGGTTTGTATAAAACACACAAGCCAGAAGTTTGTCTCTTAATGGAGATTATCATCAACCTGGATACTCCAGACATTTTGATCAGAAGCATTTTGCTGATTCCAAATTCTCCTTTCCACTAAATGTCTAGGAAAGATGCTGCGTTCTTTAATGAGTAGAGTCTTAACAATATTTCTCCTTAAGTGAGCTTTATGTTTTCTTAGTCAATATATGTATACAGCAGTAGAGGTGGCTACGTTGCTGAGTGAGGGTTAAACATTAgaataaattctgaaaaataaaggatttttaaaaggcagCCATTAATGTTTTCTTAGTCAGTGGATAATGGCTTTTAGGTGCTAATTCTCTTTCATGAGCAAGCATATCTGCCATTACTGTCAAGGCGATTTATATATGCTTATTAAAGAAAGAATAGGCTCTTGAACATGGGTCATAATGATTTTTCTTGTAACTGGGCCATGGTTGCTCCAATACTGTTTTActactttttcattatttatggTTTGCATACATATTCATTTcctttgagaaaagaaaacagacattacATGTTATTTTTATCACTGAACTTCTTTCTCAGTTCTGCTGAACAATGTGCTTTCCTCTTTCAGAGCTGCCAATAACTGGACAATTTAGAGTAATATAAATTTCaagtattagaaatattttttttgataTTCCCTTACTATCAGTTGGCTCATTCATGTAGCTTTTATGAAGAAACTTGATAGTTTCAGGATCTGGGTGGGTCCACCAGGTTAAGACTCAGATtttaatataatgaaaaagataaaataatcaatacaagaaaatgtaaaagcccaagtcatttatttttttacctttgcAGATTCTTCATTCTATATAGCTTATTAATTCAATATTACTGGCACCACTAGAGATTTGTATTTGAAAATGATTAAAGGCTAATTTTATTTGATACCAAAGAGGTAGTGCCGCACAGAGTAGTATCAAGGTCACTGAATAAAAGAACTGAAGAAGGGGATGAAAATGGTGTCatggcataaatcacagcaggatcctctatgacccacctctcagagcaatggaaataaaagcaaaaataaacaaacaggacctaattaaacttaaaagctttgcacaacgaaggaaactataagcaaggtgaaaagacagccttcagaatgggagaaaataatagcaaatgaaacaactgacaaagaatctcaaaaatatacaagcagctcctgcagctcaattccagaaaaataaacaacccaatcaaaacgtgggccaaagaactaaacagacatttctccaaagaagacatatagatggctaataaacacatgaaaagatgctcaacatcactcattatcagagaaatgcaaatcaaaaccacaatgaggtaccatctcatgccggtcagaatggctgctattcaaaaggctacaaacaataaatgctggagagggtgtggagaaaaaggaaccctctcacactgttggtgggaatgcaaactagtacagccactatggagaacagtgtggagattccttaaaaaactgaaaatagaactgctatatgacccagcaattctactcctgggcatacacaccaaggaaaccagaattgaaagagacacgtgtaccccaatgttaatcccagcactgtttaccaatagctaggacatggaagcaacatagatgtccatcagcagatgaatggataagaaagctgtagtacatatacacaatggaatattactcagccattaaaaaggatgaatttgaatcaattctaatgaggtggctgaaactggagcctattatacagagtgaaatacatcagaaaaacaccaatatagtatattaacgcatatatatggaatttagaaagatggtaatgatgaccctatattcgagacagcaaaagagacacagagataacagacttttggactctgtgggagaaggcgagagtgggatgatttgagagaatagcattgaaacatgtgtattaccatatgtgaaataggtcGCCGGTCtgggttcgatgcatgagacagggtgctcagggctggtgcactgggatgaccctgagggatgggatggggagggaggtgggaggggggttcaggatggggaacacatgtacacccatggcagactcatgtcaatgtatggcaaaaaccactacaatattgtaaagtaattagcctccaattaaaataaattaattttaaaaatgaggtcaTAGGAGAAACCAGAATTTCTAAGGATTTAATAGTATTGTTGTTATCGAATTGTAGCTTGATCTTCTCACCACATGATAGGCCAATCATCAGGAGACAAGGTGCTGAGGCaaggaatagcaactttattcagaaagccagacATCAGAGACAATGGCAGATTAGTGTCCTAGAGTCTTGTCGGGTCTGAATGCCAGTTTCCTAGTTTCTTTTACAGAACAGAGAGGGTGAGGAGGACGTACctaagtaaagtaaaaaggccaaAATCCTTGCAAAATATCTCCTGGCTTGGCCAGCTTTggggaggggatgtgttaatcATCCTCTTTTCTGCAGCCATTCACAGATAGGCAGAGTCCGAATGTCTCCCTGTGAGCCAAGCAAAGGCACTTTAATCTTCAGGTGGAGAGGCAGGGTCCCCCCAAGCAGGACGATATGTGTGCTTACAGCTATAAATAGACAGCATCCTTTTAGTGATTATAGTTACAAAAGCAACAAAATGCAAAGGTTGAAGTAAAAGAAAGAGATCCAACAAGGAGTCAGACTTTGCTCTTTCCTGTTGGGTTTTTGCATGGGATAGACGGGAGAGAGGCAtcctggggaggagagagaagagagagctaTTTATAGTGgtcatttttgtctttaaaaaaacacatttgcaGAGAAGGAATCAGAACAAactaataactgaaaaaaaagaaaacccacagcaGATTAAGGGACGACAGGAACTGTTGTCAGGATCAAGGACTAGCAAAGAGGTACAGGAATTAAGAAGAGCTAAATACCACTCGGGGGAGAGTTTTTAATACCAATGAGTTTACTAGTATCAAAATCAATTGAGTATGCCAGCAATTTTTATTGCGCAACAAAAAGTATgccttttataatttaattacaGAGATTTCTTTTCAAATCTCACCTAGTATTTTATTGTCTTGACgaaagaaatggaaatctgtCAAACTGGCCGAAGGAGGCCCAGAACGGGGGATGTTCAACCTTCATTACACGTGGGAAGAAGGTTCAGGGACTTTTCTCAGGTCTGAGCCTGGGATCAgttctaatttatattttcattaatatCAGGGATGATGGGATAGGGTAAGCTCAATAAATTTTCCAATTATGCCAAATTGAGTAGTGAAGCTAACACCTGGAAGAACTTGATTGCAATTTGAATGACATTTTTGAGTTTCTAAAGAATCTGAATGACAGTTTAATTAGACAAGAACAAGATGCTGAGGACAAATTACTAGTGATTTACTAGTGATAAAAGTAATTTATGCTGTGCTTTAGAAAACAAGTTCACATCTTTGTTAATTTTGATTTCAACCTTGATGTTAGGTATAGTTATCACTCTGGAGGTAAAGACAGGACTAGGTAAGCTTTTAATGGAGTTGGTACAGACAGATGGTGGGATGAACAGGGATGGAATTGAGTTGAAGAGTGAATCACTAAATAACTTGGCAACCAAGCTTCACATTATGGTGTTTAAGATTATACCTTCGGGTAATGTGGACTAATTTTACTGGTATTCTAAAAACTGGACATGCCTTGAATCAGTATGTTGTGCTCAATTTTGATATCCAAAGCCTAAGCACAAGGAAAATAGCAGACGTCCAGAAGAGATCAACAGAAATTCTGCTTGACTAGGAGAGTAGGTCTAGGAAAGACTGGAAATTATCCAGCACCAAAAAGAGAAGGTGCAAAGCAcatatttaatttcaaatacattttcatggTTCATATTGGAAAAACAGTCAGCAGGTCTTCAATATTTCTATTGCTGTTGGAAAATATACTGttgcttctttttgtttgtttttcttgaagtACATTCTCAATAAAGACAAACATCACATCACCACGGAGATGGGATGTATCACTTTCTGTTGGGATGATGCAGGACGATCATTGCCCCTaatccttctccctctctcctgcccgccctccctctccctcttccttccttccttttcctttctcttcttcttcactTCTTTCTTCTACCTGTAAAAAATTCTACAACTCAGTTAATGAGGATCAGTTTTGTTAAGACTAAAATTTGGGGCAGAGATTAAAACTTGAGCTAAGagagttttattaatattatctgATTCAGTCTCACCCTGTAAGGacatttctttgtttgttttttaacatatataactgaatatcaAGGAGGTATGTAGAtccttgcattttaaaatgtgatattgtTACAAAAGTCTAAAGCTGAAAGTGCCCTATAGATGCAGAAAATAGTAATAGACCATCTTTCCTTTTAGGTCAAATGGCAGGGGATCATACAAGGCTGGAGTTCCACAATATAGAGACTGGCATCATCACGGAACGCCGGTATCTGTCTTCTGTTCCCTCCAACTTCATTGGACACCTGCAGAGCCTGACATTTAATGGAATGGCATACATTGACTTATGTAAAAATGGTGACATAGATTATTGTGAGCTCAACGCCAGGTTTGGCTTCAGGAACATCATAGCAGACCCTGTCACCTTTAAGACCAAATCAAGCTATGTTGCCTTAGCTACATTGCAAGCCTACACGTCTATGCATCTTTTTTTCCAGTTCAAGACAACATCCCTAGATGGACTAATTCTGTATAACAGTGGGGATGGAAACGACTTTATTGTGGTTGAGTTAGTTAAAGGGTAAGTATAGGTCTGTTCAATGACAAATAATTAGAGCTTTGGGAAAATGAACCTCATTTTCTGTAACTATACATTAAGCAGAAGAAGGAAGGTGGTTTGCTAATAAAG belongs to Cervus elaphus chromosome 11, mCerEla1.1, whole genome shotgun sequence and includes:
- the LOC122703647 gene encoding splicing factor 45-like; translated protein: MALCDDLGVETSDSKTEGWSPNFKLLQSQLQVKKAALTQAKSQRTKQSTVLAPVIDLKRGGSSDEPQIVDIPPHVAAGLKDPVPSGFSAGEVLIPLADEYDPMFPNDYEKVVKRQREARQRQRELERQKEIEEREKRRKDRHEASGFSRRPDPDSDDDEDYEREGRKRSMGGAAIAPPTSLVEKDKELPRGSPYEEDSRPRPQSSKAAIPPPVDEEQDRRRSPTGPGNSFLASMGGTVAHKIMQKCGFQEGQGLGKHEQGLSTALSVEKASKLGGKIIVGDATGKDAAKKSDSNPLTEILKCPAKVVPLRNMVGAGEVDEDLEVETKEECEKYGQVGKCVIFEIPGAPDDEAVRIFLEFERIESAIKAVVDLNGRYFGGRVVKACF